The Cloeon dipterum chromosome 3, ieCloDipt1.1, whole genome shotgun sequence genome includes a region encoding these proteins:
- the lili gene encoding protein Lilipod — translation MEDEETTEEEQIFHNLVRDYVISLLLFLSLIGASWCLVKRYRKRERDDILIDDEEATVYRISLWLCTFSLAVAAGAVLLLPISIVSNEVLLHYPKSYYIQWLNSSLIQGLWNNIFLFSNLSLFVLLPFAYLFTESEGFVGHRKGILSRIYETFIVLCLLAFVVLGLAFILSSIFDSDKSSLQKLINLWSYYLPFIYSCVSFMGVLLQLLCTPVGLVQLFSTASQFLVKPQFLRDLNEEYFVAKFEEECLRKQLEAYSCRSRTLAHSISCDTPRRRRCMSDNEDEDVVDAGSPFTSSVFSSTILLSSSTILPRSPDDPDAGLRNGALKASLTQRLKAAEAKSCLLQKERHGSSLKRNFLYPIAMLLLLLLTCTTVVIVVQNSVQLLIGLKELPRSNNEQVTLGLASLSKMGMFGATLEIVLIVNLVATSAVGLFSSSLMKKVRPVPGATPLSHIILHCAVLLLLSSALPLLSKILGITNLDLLGEFGQVEWLGSLMIVLSYNLLFVLSVSACLATKFTATVREELFTRLKGFAVSLVSNDTNCPTWPNSPIQATGAASPSTAAKVD, via the exons ATGGAAGATGAGGAGACGACGGAAGAGGAGCAAATTTTCCACAACCTAGTCCGCGATTACGTC ATCTCGTTGCTCTTGTTCTTGTCTCTGATCGGGGCGAGCTGGTGCCTGGTGAAACGGTACAGAAAACGAGAGCGCGACGACATCTTGATCGACGATGAGGAAGCCACCGTGTACAGAATTAG TTTGTGGCTGTGCACGTTCTCTCTGGCCGTGGCGGCCGGCGCGGTCCTCCTCCTTCCCATCTCCATAGTCAGCAACGAGGTTCTGCTGCACTACCCCAAGTCGTACTACATTCAGTGGCTCAACAGCTCTCTCATCCAGGGCCTTTGGAACAACATTTTCCTCTTCTCAAATCTCTCCCTCTTCGTGCTGCTGCCCTTCGCCTACCTCTTCACCGAGTCCGAGGGCTTCGTCGGGCACAGAAAG GGAATCCTGTCCAGGATCTACGAGACATTCATTGTACTCTGCCTGCTGGCCTTTGTGGTGCTTGGCTTGGCGTTCATTTTATCGTCCATTTTCGACAGTGACAAGTCCAGTCTGCAGAAACTGAtca ATCTCTGGAGCTATTACttgccatttatttattcatgcgTCTCATTTATGGGAGTGCTTCTTCAGTTGT TGTGCACGCCTGTCGGTTTAGTCCAGCTCTTCTCAACCGCCAGCCAGTTTCTCGTGAAGCCGCAGTTCCTGCGTGATCTCAATGAAGAATATTTTGTTGCCAAGTTTGAGGAGGAGTGTTTGAGGAAGCAGTTGGAAGCGTACTCTTGCCGCTCCCGCACTCTTGCGCACTCGATATCATGCGACACGCCGAGGCGGAGAAGATGCATGTCCGACAACGAGGACGAAGACGTCGTTGACGCGGGGTCGCCGTTCACGTCGTCCGTGTTCAGCTCGACCATTCTCTTATCGAGCTCCACTATTTTGCCTCGGTCGCCAGACGATCCGGATGCTGGCCTTAGAAATGGCGCCTTAAAAGCGAGTCTGACTCAGAGACTGAAAGCAGCCGAGGCCAAGTCTTGTTTACTAC agAAAGAAAGGCACGGGTCGTCGTTGAAGAGAAATTTTCTGTATCCCATTGCGATGTTGCTGCTCCTACTCTTGACGTGCACCACTGTTGTGATTGTAGTGCAGAATTCAGTGCAGTTGCTCATCGGACTGAAGGAGCTGCCTCGTAGCAATAAC GAACAAGTTACCCTTGGCTTGGCATCGCTGTCCAAGATGGGGATGTTTGGTGCCACGCTCGAGATTGTGCTGATCGTGAACCTTGTGGCCACGTCTGCTGTCGGCCTCTTCTCGTCGTCCCTGATGAAGAAAGTTAGGCCTGTGCCAGGTGCAACACCGCTCTCCCACATCATCCTCCACTGCGCCGTGCTGCTCCTGCTCAGCTCGGCCCTACCTCTGCTCTCCAAAATACTAG gtATCACCAACCTCGACTTATTGGGCGAGTTTGGACAAGTGGAATGGCTGGGCTCTCTAATGATCGTCCTTTCATACAATCTGCTGTTTGTGCTGTCCGTGTCTGCTTGTTTAGCAACAAAGTTCACTGCAACTGTTCGCGAAGAGCTGTTTACAag GCTGAAAGGTTTTGCCGTGTCGCTGGTGAGCAACGACACAAACTGCCCGACGTGGCCCAACAGCCCGATTCAGGCGACGGGCGCCGCGAGCCCTTCCACCGCCGCAAAAgtagattaa
- the LOC135940182 gene encoding SET and MYND domain-containing protein 4-like translates to MGTTKETNFENIFGAICSRLKAAGTVETTSKQFAALSTDSERYSFVEPLLNDIFQFDGFANNAEKSESISCSLREAGNDKFKKKRDLEALELYTKSILYAPASSKALALAFGNRSAVLKSLNKYTECILDVRRALCLEFPENSKYKLMIRLGECYKALGDFKEAIQTLAKAEKQLQLSDLNEEKRVEQRKVIASLIRECNNLRKAERGLEEKKTETELPSKSYGPHSEILCASKCVDIEYSHQMGRHLTAGRDIEPGDVIIVEEPYSWILLPEFLTSHCGYCLKRCASLIPCPDCVNAMFCGEVCLESANGKYHHQECQIMSNLLQLDMGKMSLLAVRILTMTSLDFLCRFLENDANIPGDPRTLGFNEQKQYNSLEFVPIYHLIGNTECRSVSDLFKRSLMAACLMKCLKLESPLIGGLLLRLLQNLPCNAHEISETVLSKRENDVPMSLEIGAAAYACLSLLNHSCDPNVVRHSHGNTAVLRAIKFIAKGSEILDNYGFHFAVHPKESRQTHLRSQYLFDCACEACSQSWPLHQDLPSLPLNKNLVQDESEKLQVLIKKCLAGEDVPAGTNQQIFRHIKFLQENNARLCQEFNCCQEIAKQNFAKQGNFYYV, encoded by the exons ATGGGTACCACCAAGgaaacaaactttgaaaatatattcggCGCGATTTGCTCAAGACTGAAGGCGGCGGGAACGGTGGAAACGACGTCCAAACAATTTGCAGCACTGTCCACCGACTCTGAGCGGTACTCGTTCGTAGAGCCTCTTTTGAATGATATTTTCCAGTTTGATGGCTTTGCTAACAACGCAGAAAAGTCCGAGTCCATTTCGTGCTCTCTGAGAGAAGCTGGCAATGACAAATTCAAAAAGAAACGAGATCTGGAAGCACTGGAACTTTACACAAAAAGCATCCTCTACGCCCCCGCCTCCTCGAAAGCACTGGCTTTGGCTTTCGGCAATCGGTCTGCCGTTTTGAAGTCCCTGAACAAGTACACAGAATGCATCTTGGATGTCCGTCGAGCGTTGTGCCTGGAATTTCCCGAAAACTCTAAATACAAGCTGATGATCCGCCTGGGAGAATGCTACAAGGCCCTCGGGGACTTCAAAGAGGCCATTCAAACCCTCGCAAAGGCCGAAAAGCAGCTGCAGCTTTCAGATTTGAACGAGGAAAAACGTGTGGAGCAGCGGAAGGTCATTGCCAGTTTGATTAGAGAATGCAACAACCTGAGAAAGGCGGAACGCGGACTTGAAGAGAAGAAAACTGAAACGGAGCTGCCGAGCAAGTCGTATGGACCACACAGCGAAATCCTCTGCGCCTCCAAGTGTGTGGACATCGAGTACTCTCACCAAATGGGCAGGCATCTTACTGCAGGCAGAGACATCGAACCTG GTGATGTGATAATTGTCGAGGAGCCGTACTCTTGGATTCTTCTGCCTGAATTTCTGACAAGCCACTGTGGATACTGCCTGAAGCGCTGCGCCTCTCTCATCCCCTGTCCTGACTGTGTGAAt gcCATGTTCTGTGGGGAAGTTTGTCTCGAAAGTGCCAACGGAAAATACCACCACCAAGAATGCCAGATTATGTCCAACTTGCTGCAGCTGGACATGGGCAAAATGTCCCTTCTTGCCGTCCGAATCCTGACCATGACCAGCCTGGATTTTTTGTGCAGGTTCCTTGAAAATGATGCGAATATTCCTGGAGATCCTCGTACCCTGGGATTTAACGAACAAAAGCAGTACAATTCGCTGGAATTCGTGCCGATTTATCACTTGATCGGTAACACCGAGTGCCGAAGCGTGTCTGATCTGTTCAAAAGAAGTCTCATGGCCGCTTGCCTGATGAAATGCCTGAAATTAGAATCGCCTCTTATTGGAGGACTCCTTTTGAGACTGCTGCAGAACTTGCCTTGCAACGCCCATGAAATATCCGAAACCGTCCTCTCGAAGCGGGAGAACGACGTGCCGATGAGCTTGGAAATCGGAGCCGCCGCCTACGCTTGCCTCAGCCTTTTGAACCACTCGTGCGACCCAAACGTGGTGCGCCACTCGCACGGAAACACGGCCGTCCTCAGAGCCATCAAGTTCATCGCCAAAGGGTCCGAAATCTTGGACAACTACGGCTTCCACTTTGCCGTCCACCCGAAGGAGTCTCGGCAGACGCATTTGCGTTCTCAGTACCTTTTCGATTGTGCCTGCGAAGCGTGCTCTCAATCCTGGCCTCTGCACCAGGACCTGCCGAGTTTGccgttgaataaaaatctcgTTCAAGATGAATCTGAAAAGCTGCAGgttttgatcaaaaaatgcTTGGCCGGGGAAGACGTCCCTGCGGGCACTAACCAACAGATTTTTCGCCACATCAAATTTCTGCAAGAAAACAACGCCCGCCTGTGCCAAGAATTCAACTGTTGCCAAGAAATAGCTAAACAAAACTTCGCCAAACAGGGGAATTTCTATTATGTCTAA
- the LOC135940395 gene encoding DNA repair and recombination protein RAD54B-like produces the protein MRRSSAPSALRNKNPASILPSSRQELNRPKNVPKIPTSIDELDDGSIGGCDTNKRSASRILRLLGGNDAPGNGNSSSARNLPPAGTVRIDCKDSGAAVDEKRIFEAVYRKMQTKKHKTWEGDGTVEVSGRSVVLKDENGKEMGRISKVKDDVVLEEGTQLVIGGKEVEFLGLLSKVASAVQEKRKPDASFAQNQPARKRFQLNREDDKNEEWYLEMPKPNHSHQSAFNPHGLPINTVTVDGFLARHLRPHQRDGVTFMFQCLMGMTGDEPGKFHGLLLADEMGLGKTIQCIALIWTLMKQNVYGRDPAIRRVLIVTPSSLVKNWDREIIHWLKIHRLRVFVVGDQKLKDYGTTRQDPVVICSYEALVRNIERVSQLRWDLMICDEAHRIKNPNTKTSQELRRVPCKHKILLTGSPCQNNMMEYFELLDFANPGVLGTRKEFSAQFAGPIERSNLADCSEDEKELGKERKEELLRLTAPFVLGRPAEINLKYLPPKQDLIVFCAPSPLQEELYKSALGFFWGDDEVWREMDIATVNRNALGAITSLRQVCSHPSLLKVRPDDAENDLGRLRQFLQQELREGEATCDFIEMSGKLTVVAGILGFLHEANREKMLRNQKGQTDRVLIVSYFVETLNVLQKMCELQHFSFSRIDGQVPSRDRMKIVTDFNNPNSSTFVMLLSAKAGGTGLNLDGASRVILFDLDWNPASDAQSLARVWRGRQKRPVITYRLLTSGSIEEKIFQRQIQKTGNDLSKNSKSGLKFTKQELKDLFSYTPEKSGTNLTHSILNCDCACDGKNVAWNQKNLHNGDQEDDKLECRFPHINELALWKHITSDNFEQQLLDDLNVTFASGVITFIFGSELLFQG, from the exons ATGAGGCGGTCCAGTGCTCCTTCAGCTTTGCGTAACAAAAACCCAGCTTCAATTTTGCCGTCGTCTCGTCAGGAACTAAATAGGCCAAAAAATGTGCCCAAAATTCCCACAAGCATTG ACGAACTTGACGATGGATCAATCGGTGGCTGTGATACCAATAAGCGCAGCGCCAGCAGAATTTTGAGATTGCTCGGAGGGAACGATGCCCCAGGAAATGGGAACTCTTCGTCTGCAAGGAACTTGCCACCTGCTGGAACAGTTCGAATTGATTGCAAAGATTCAGGCGCTGCGGTAGACGAGAAAAG aatatTTGAGGCTGTCTacagaaaaatgcaaacaaagaAGCACAAGACTTGGGAAGGAGACGGCACGGTCGAAGTTTCTGGCAGGAGTGTTGTGTTAAAG gatgaaaatggaaaagaaatgGGAAGAATCTCCAAGGTGAAGGATGATGTAGTGCTGGAAGAGGGTACGCAACTCGTGATTGGCGGGAAGGAAGTTGAG ttCTTGGGGCTTTTGAGCAAAGTGGCAAGTGCGGTGCAGGAGAAAAGAAAGCCTGACGCAAGCTTTGCTCAAAACCAACCAGCTAGAAAAAGATTTCAATTGAACCGAGAAGACGACAAAAACGAAGAGTGGTATCTTGAAATGCCGAAGCCGAACCACAGCCATCAG TCCGCATTCAACCCCCATGGCCTTCCGATCAACACCGTCACGGTCGACGGCTTCTTGGCGAGACACTTGAGACCGCACCAAAGGGACGGCGTCACGTTCATGTTCCAGTGTTTGATGGGCATGACTGGCGATGAGCCAGGAAAATTCCACGGCTTGCTCCTGGCCGACGAAATGGGTCTCGGCAAAACCATCCAGTGCATCGCACTCAtttg GACTCTGATGAAGCAGAACGTTTATGGGCGAGACCCTGCCATCAGGCGCGTGCTGATCGTCACTCCAAGCTCTCTTGTTAAGAATTGGGACAGGGAAATCATCCACTGGCTCAAAATCCACCGGCTGCGAGTGTTCGTCGTCGGAGAT caaaaactGAAAGATTACGGTACAACAAGGCAGGATCCTGTTGTTATTTGCTCGTACGAAGCGCTCGTGCGCAACATTGAGCGTGTCAGTCAGCTCCGTTGGGACTTGATGATTTGCGACGAGGCGCACAGGATCAAAAACCCAAACACAAAGACTTCCCAA gagCTGCGGCGCGTTCCGTGCAAGCATAAAATCCTTTTGACCGGCAGCCCGTGCCAGAACAACATGATGGAATATTTTGAACTGTTGGACTTTGCAAATCCAGGAGTGCTTGGCACTAGGAAAG AATTTTCGGCGCAGTTTGCTGGCCCGATCGAGCGAAGCAACCTGGCCGACTGCAGCGAAGACGAGAAGGAGCTGGGCAAAGAGCGAAAGGAAGAATTGCTTAGATTGACTGCGCCCTTTGTGCTCGGCCGGCCCGCAGAAATCAACCTGAAGTACCTGCCACCAAAGCAAGACCTGATCGTTTTCTGTGCTCCCAGCCCCCTCCAG gagGAGCTGTACAAATCAGCCTTGGGCTTTTTCTGGGGCGACGATGAAGTCTGGAGAGAAATGGACATTGCCACTGTGAACAGGAATGCGCTGGGCGCCATCACCAGCCTTCGGCAGGTCTGCAGCCACCCCAGCCTGCTCAAAGTCAGGCCTGACGACGCTGAAAATGACTTG gGGAGGCTGCGGCAGTTCTTGCAGCAAGAGTTGCGGGAAGGAGAGGCCACCTGTGATTTCATCGAGATGTCTGGAAAACTGACGGTTGTTGCTGGCATTCTCGGCTTTTTGCACGAGGCGAATCGAGAAAAAATGCTGAGAAACCAAAAGGGGCAGACGGACCGAGTGCTCATCGTTTCCTATTTTGTTGaa ACCCTGAACGTGCTGCAGAAAATGTGTGAGCTGCAGCACTTCTCATTCAGCAGAATCGACGGACAGGTGCCTTCGAGGGACAGAATGAAAATCGTCACAGACTTCAACAACCCGAACTCGTCCACTT TTGTGATGCTGCTGAGCGCCAAAGCTGGAGGGACTGGTCTCAACCTAGACGGCGCCTCCAGAGTGATTCTCTTTGATTTGGACTGGAACCCAGCGAGCGACGCCCAGTCCCTCGCGAGGGTGTGGCGAGGCCGACAGAAGAGGCCAGTCATCACTTACAG ACTCCTCACCTCTGGCAGCATCGAGGAAAAGATTTTCCAGCGGCAGATTCAGAAAACTGGAAACGATCTATCGAAAAACTCAAAATCCGGACTGAAATTTACCAAGCAGGAGCTCAAG GATTTGTTTTCGTACACCCCTGAGAAGAGTGGAACAAACCTAACCCACTCGATCTTGAACTGTGATTGCGCTTGTGATGGCAAAAATGTTGCTTGGAATCAAAAGAATTTGCACAACGGTGACCAGGAAGACGACAAGCTTGAGTGTCGATTCCCTCACATCAATGAGTTGGCCCTGTGGAAGCACATTACCAGTGACAACTTTGAGCAGCAACTGCTTGAT GATCTCAACGTCACATTTGCTTCCGGGGTCATTACCTTCATTTTTGGTTCGGAGCTCCTTTTCCAGGGATAG
- the Arl5 gene encoding ADP-ribosylation factor-like protein 5B, translating to MGLLLSKLWNFFGNEEHKIVIVGLDNAGKTTILYQFLMNEVVHTSPTIGSNVEEVMWKNIHFIMWDLGGQQSLRAAWSTYYTNTEFVILVVDSTDRERLAVTREELYRMLANEELASAAVLIFANKQDLKGSMSAAEISKQLDLTSIKKNQWHIQSCCALTGEGLYQGLEWICSQLKKK from the exons ATGGGATTACTTCTTTCAAAACTTTGGAACTTTTTTGGAAACGAAG AACATAAAATCGTGATCGTCGGCTTGGACAATGCTGGCAAGACGACGATTCTCTACCAGTTCCTAATGAACGAG GTTGTCCACACGTCGCCGACGATCGGTTCGAACGTGGAGGAGGTGATGTGGAAGAACATCCACTTCATCATGTGGGACCTGGGCGGGCAGCAGAGTCTGCGCGCCGCCTGGAGCACCTACTACACCAACACAGAGTTTGTCATCCTGGTGGTGGACTCGACGGACCGCGAGCGGCTGGCTGTGACCCGCGAGGAACTCTATCGCATGCTGGCCAACGAGGAGCTGGCGTCCGCGGCCGTGCTCATCTTCGCCAACAAGCAGGACCTCAAGGGGTCGATGAGCGCCGCCGAGATCAGCAAGCAGCTCGACCTGACTTCGATTAAAAAGAACCAGTGGCACATACAGTCGTGTTGCGCCCTCACAGGAGAAGG ACTTTACCAAGGACTGGAGTGGATCTGTAGTCAACTGAAGAAAAAGTGA
- the LOC135941467 gene encoding putative transporter arsB gives MQEQILEDFVGPYLAPGNTTSACEEWALAKEHLKASTFEVAPALQVGLGVAAFLVTLPFVLFRFKLMPLGAPAAVLLGALLMVLSGVLSQDETFAILGERSHIQTICLLLGTMLLSHFFRRERLLFLDSLLPSGLSTLGLLARVSLLTSVVAALFTNDAACVMLTPALLRHWLHMRRPATELKVLLLAIATSANIGSVTTVFGNPQMALIAAKTDSALYAESRLDLRTCLLHLGPPALVCGFINVIGLWVYHDICLRSEKHTFEEAAIDYDRGVTEEKQTNSCLAFRLAVVVILVSVVTLLVISSPDMKFDLGLVPVAGGAILVFLDALLNRNDGSATLANVDLNILLMFFGFFVWLKGFNKTNLPNYVWKKLGLANDPLDNMKSLGLLYAFILVGSNVFSNVPLTILVLDQLPPCAPNLPLVLYLGWVATIAGNLTLFGSVANLIVVEKAYETLRIKFTFLDYLKYGFVSTLILSAAGMVAIYLFLLV, from the exons ATGCAGGAGCAAATTCTCGAGGATTTTGTTG GGCCGTATCTGGCGCCCGGAAACACGACCTCGGCGTGCGAGGAATGGGCCCTGGCGAAGGAGCACCTGAAGGCGAGCACCTTCGAGGTGGCGCCGGCGCTGCAGGTCGGTCTGGGGGTGGCCGCCTTCCTCGTCACGCTGCCGTTCGTGCTCTTCCGCTTCAAATTGATGCCACTGGGCGCGCCGGCCGCGGTGCTGCTCGGCGCCCTGCTCATGGTGCTCAGTGGCGTGCTCAGCCAGGACGAAACCTTCGCAATCCTAGGCGAACGCTCGCACATCCAG aCAATATGTCTACTTTTGGGAACGATGCTGCTGAGCCACTTTTTCCGCCGCGAACGGCTGCTCTTCCTGGACTCGCTGCTGCCGTCGGGCCTGTCGACGCTGGGGCTGCTGGCGCGCGTGTCTCTGCTCACCTCGGTGGTGGCCGCGCTCTTCACCAACGACGCGGCCTGCGTGATGCTGACTCCGGCCCTCCTCCGCCACTGGCTCCACATGCGCAGGCCCGCCACTGAGCTCaaggtgctgctgctggccatCGCCACCTCCGCCAACATCGGATCGGTCACCACGGTCTTTGGAAATCCGCAG ATGGCTTTAATTGCGGCGAAAACCGACTCGGCCTTGTACGCAGAGAGCCGGCTGGACTTGCGTACCTGTCTGCTCCACTTAGGGCCGCCGGCGCTGGTGTGCGGCTTCATCAACGTGATCGGACTCTGGGTATACCACGATATCTGCCTCCGCAGCGAAAAACAC ACCTTTGAGGAAGCCGCGATCGATTATGACAGGGGCGTCACGGAGGAGAAGCAGACCAACTCGTGCCTCGCGTTCAGACTGGCTGTGGTGGTCATCCTTGTCTCTGTTGTGACGCTGCTCGTCATCTCCTCTCCCGACATGAAATTTGATCTAG GTTTGGTTCCTGTGGCTGGAGGAGCGATTCTTGTTTTTCTCGACGCTTTGCTGAACAGAAACGATGGCAGTGCCACCCTCGCCAATGTCGACCTCAACATCTTGCTCATGttctttggattttttgtttggctTAAAG gttTCAACAAGACAAACTTGCCAAACTACGTGTGGAAGAAGCTAGGCCTGGCCAACGACCCTTTGGACAACATGAAGTCCCTGGGCCTGCTGTACGCGTTCATCCTGGTTGGCTCGAACGTTTTCAGCAACGTGCCGCTGACCATCCTGGTGCTGGACCAGCTGCCGCCGTGCGCGCCCAACCTGCCGCTGGTGCTCTACCTGGGCTGGGTGGCCACCATCGCGGGCAACCTGACCCTGTTCGGCAGCGTCGCCAACCTGATTGTGGTGGAGAAGGCTTACGAAACGCTGCGCATCAAGTTCACCTTCTTGGACTACCTCAAGTACGGATTCGTTTCGACATTGATACTCTCCGCCGCAGGAATGGTAGCCATTTACTTGTTTCTTCTTGTCTGA
- the LOC135941470 gene encoding uncharacterized protein LOC135941470 — protein MSSRDPSPSPRGTPRKVLLGPPPPPTPPGPAGPSSNKRPLLLSPPCKRPLISDRPNWDEPPAKRPPLLPTPFTFQPPPPPKPPAANGGGGAPPIPPPPPMPPMPLLAPAPPRPSLLPHPRRALLPLPGEKRPPLLQTPHNFREAAAPPAPPAPPGPPGPAVPKSGPPSRRASVQGAPRRPLLPTPRIKC, from the exons ATGTCTTCCAGGGACCCCTCTCCGAGTCCCCGGG GCACGCCTCGCAAGGTGCTGCTCGGGCCGCCTCCGCCCCCGACCCCGCCGGGCCCGGCGGGTCCGTCGAGTAACAAGCGGCCCCTGCTGCTGTCTCCGCCGTGCAAGCGGCCCCTGATTTCGGACAGGCCCAACTGGGACGAGCCGCCGGCCAAACGGCCCCCGCTGCTGCCCACGCCTTTCACGTTCcagccgccgcccccgccgaaGCCACCAGCCGcgaacggcggcggcggcgccccTCCGatcccgccgccgcctccgatGCCCCCGATGCCGCTGCTGGCGCCCGCGCCGCCGCGGCCCTCGCTGCTGCCGCACCCCCGGCGGGCCCTTTTGCCCTTGCCAGGGGAGAAGaggccgccgctgctgcagaCGCCGCACAATTTCCGCGAGGCCGCCGCACCGCCGGCACCCCCCGCACCTCCGGGGCCGCCGGGGCCGGCAGTGCCCAAGTCGGGGCCGCCCTCCAGACGGGCCTCCGTCCAGGGGGCGCCCCGCCGGCCGCTGCTGCCCACCCCGAGGATCAAGTGCTGA